In the Engraulis encrasicolus isolate BLACKSEA-1 chromosome 9, IST_EnEncr_1.0, whole genome shotgun sequence genome, one interval contains:
- the LOC134455948 gene encoding piggyBac transposable element-derived protein 4-like, with the protein MSGKKATSKKKNVAGPTKMTAQQAAEWILQSSDEESDAGSMSSVDSVAFLEGLDPALEISSDADWLPEQEEEEGEEEESQVEKEGQRVGEEEGDDQPSASSPATTRARKRKAAQPSSATPATKRGRGRGRGRGRGRGRGQGRRQEPEGNGQPWQGMDVDDIIPPQPSFNPARAPGPQVVGGVQYTILQLFMLFMTRNTLQTIVNHSNIYGQRNHPHRWHQMSLEDLLSYIGMVIYMGLVGAKSVRDYWAKNELYNFPFPTSMLSGRRFAAVSSMLHISHPDSDAENDRRRGTQAYDRLCKIRPLYDEIRTACKAHYHPQQHIAVDERMVKSKARSILRQYMKDKPTKWGYKLFVLADSSNGYTWDFFVYEGRNMALQKGLSYDSVMNLVDTRVLGQGYKLYVDNFYTSPTLFKDLLAEKVWACGTIREQRIGYPRRRPGALTSQSPRGTIRWIRDDPVLFVQWKDTRDVRLCSTMHTAHNPQTTVQRRVRGTDGRWQLKSIPAPPAVTDYNK; encoded by the exons ATGTCTGGTAAGAAGGCAACGAGCAAGAAGAAGAATGTTGCTGGCCCAACTAAGATGACTGCTCAACAGGCAGCCGAATGGATTTTACAATCCAGCGACGAAGAGTCCGACGCAGGGAGCATGTCATCGGTTGACTCTGTGGCATTTTTGGAAGGACTCGATCCAGCCTTGGAGAT ATCCTCTGATGCAGACTGGCTCcctgaacaggaggaggaggagggggaggaggaggagagccaggtggagaaagaggggcagagagttggtgaggaggaaggagacgatCAACCATCAGCCTCTTCGCCGGCTACCACCAGAGCAAGGAAGAGGAAAGCAGCGCAGCCATCCAGCGCCACACCTGCCaccaagagaggcagaggaagagggagaggaagaggaagaggaagaggaagaggacagggaagGCGACAGGAGCCAGAGGGAAATGGTCAGCCATGGCAGGGGATGGACGTGGATGACATCATACCACCACAACCATCATTCAACCCCGCTCGCGCTCCAGGGCCCCAGGTCGTGGGGGGGGTGCAATACACCATACTGCAACTCTTCATGCTCTTCATGACAAGAAACACCCTACAGACAATAGTAAATCACTCTAACATATATGGACAAAGGAACCACCCTCATAGATGGCATCAGATGTCCCTGGAGGATCTGCTTTCATATATTGGTATGGTGATTTACATGGGCCTAGTTGGGGCCAAGTCTGTAAGGGACTACTGGGCGAAGAACGAACTTTACAATTTCCCCTTCCCCACATCTATGTTGTCCGGGAGAAGATTTGCAGCTGTCTCCAGCATGCTGCATATTAGCCACCCAGACAGTGATGCAGAGAATGACAGGAGGAGGGGAACACAGGCCTACGATCGTCTGTGCAAGATCCGCCCTCTCTATGACGAGATTAGGACTGCGTGTAAAGCTCACTACCATCCCCAACAACACATTGCAGTGGATGAAAGGATGGTGAAATCAAAAGCCCGCTCCATCCTCCGCCAGTATATGAAAGACAAGCCCACTAAGTGGGGGTATAAACTTTTTGTGCTGGCAGATTCATCAAACGGATACACATGGGACTTTTTTGTATATGAGGGGAGAAACATGGCACTTCAAAAGGGGCTCAGCTATGATTCAGTCATGAATCTCGTGGACACGCGTGTGCTTGGCCAGGGCTATAAGCTCTATGTGGACAACTTCTATACTAGCCCTACCCTGTTCAAGGACCTCCTGGCCGAGAAGGTATGGGCTTGTGGAACAATTAGAGAACAGCGAATAGGCTACCCGAGAAGACGTCCAGGAGCTCTCACCTCTCAGTCACCACGTGGTACCATCCGCTGGATAAGAGATGATCCCGTTCTTTTTGTCCAGTGGAAGGACACGAGGGACGTCCGCTTGTGCTCCACAATGCACACAGCCCACAACCCACAGACCACCGTTCAGAGGAGGGTCAGAGGGACAGATGGCCGGTGGCAGCTGAAGTCCATCCCTGCCCCACCAGCTGTCACTGATTATAACAAGTAA